In one window of Candidatus Zymogenus saltonus DNA:
- the thiT gene encoding energy-coupled thiamine transporter ThiT: protein MEGRIETKRVVLLVEIALAAALAIGLSMLKLYRLPQGGSLSLEMVPVFYIAIIHGGLAGCAAGLLMGIGQLFFGAYIIHPVQLVLDYPLAFTVLGVGGFLSTLIPIRKADETFDYKHVVFASILVATLGSLLRYIVHVISGIVFFAQYAPEGSSVLIYSMVYNAGYMVPNYILSAVVVVPLVMARGALGKKM, encoded by the coding sequence ATGGAAGGAAGAATTGAGACAAAACGGGTCGTATTGTTGGTTGAGATCGCCCTGGCGGCGGCGTTGGCGATAGGCCTGTCGATGTTGAAGCTCTACAGGCTTCCTCAGGGCGGCTCTTTATCGTTGGAGATGGTTCCCGTCTTCTATATCGCGATTATACACGGCGGCCTTGCGGGGTGCGCGGCCGGACTGCTGATGGGTATAGGCCAGCTATTCTTCGGGGCGTACATCATCCATCCCGTACAGCTGGTCCTCGATTATCCCCTCGCCTTTACCGTCCTCGGGGTGGGCGGTTTTTTATCGACATTGATCCCGATAAGAAAGGCGGACGAGACCTTCGACTATAAGCATGTCGTGTTTGCATCGATACTGGTTGCCACCCTCGGCAGTCTCTTGAGGTATATCGTTCATGTAATATCCGGGATCGTCTTCTTTGCGCAGTACGCCCCGGAGGGATCGAGCGTTCTCATCTACTCGATGGTGTATAACGCAGGGTACATGGTTCCGAATTACATCCTGAGCGCCGTCGTTGTTGTGCCCCTTGTCATGGCGAGGGGGGCCTTGGGCAAAAAGATGTGA